The segment TACGCCGACGTCGGCACGTACCTCAACGCGCCGCTCACGCTGGCGCTCCTCGGCATCGTCTTGCGCGGCGCTGCCTTCGTCTTCCGCAACTACGCCTCCGACGATCCGACGATGGCGCGCACGTGGTCGTTCGTTTTCGGCGCCTCGTCGATCATCGCGCCGTTCTTTCTCGGCGACGCGATCGGCGCGATCGCAACGGGCCGTTACGCCTGGACCTCGCCCTTCGCGCTCTCCGTCGGCCTCTTCAACGTCGCCCTGTGCGCGCAGGTCGCCGCCGTCTTCCTGATCGCCGAAACCGACGATCCCTCGCTGCGCGAGGACTTCCGCCGCCGCGCGATTCGCGCCACGATCGCAGTCTGGATCGCCGGCCTGATTCCGGCGGCGCTGGCCCGTTACGCCGAGCCCGCCTTCTTCAGCGCGCTCACCGGCTCGATCGCCCGCCTCGCCATTGCGATCGCGGTCGTCCTCGGTATCGGCGTGATGCTGCTCGTAGTCCGGAATCGCGAGATGCTCGCGCGCGTCGCAGTCGGCGCCGAAGTCGTCGCCGTCCTAGCCGGCTGGTTCGGCGCGCAAGCCCCGCAGTTCGTCCCCGCCCACTGGGCCATAGAAATCGCCGCCGCCCCGTCGACGACGTTGAGCGCATTCCTCATCGCGGTAGCCTGCGGAGCGGTCGTATTAATCCCCTCGCTCCTCTATCTGTTCGCGATCTTCAAAATCCGATCACGCCCCCATAATTCGGTCTAAGCGAAATCGTGCCGAAGACGGGAGGCCGGCACCACCGCGGCCGGTACTCGCGGAGTTCGCGGAGCCAGGATGGCGAGAGCGAACGGAGCGGTAGTGACCGGAGCGCAGGATGCGCGGAGGGAGCGTGCCGGCCGCGGTGGTGCCGGCCTCCCGTCTTCGCCACCGCAGCCTTTCAATAAGCCCGATTACAGCTTGTAAGCCGCCTTGAGATCCATGACAGCCTGGGTGAGGACAGCATGATAGTTGCCGTCAGCCTTCGGCCCGAGATCCGCATTGGCATCGATGTCATCCATGATCTGCACGTGCAGCGGATGCGTCACCAGATGATCGAGCATGTACTCCACGTCGAAGGCGCCTGAAGGCGTCACCCCGGCCGTGTACAGCGCCGCCGCCAACGCCTTCCCGTCGGTCGGCGCCGGAGCCGGCGTCGAGGGAAGCGCGACCTTGTTCTTCTGCACCAGCGCCAGCGCATCGCTGATCACGAAGTTGAACGTCTTCAGGAACAAGCCCACGTTGTCGGCCCCGAACTGACCCGAGAGCTTCTTGACCTCGGCGTCAGTCAGCGAGCCGGCCAGAACGCCGACCAGCTTCGTGGAGTCGAAGCTGCCCGGCCCGCCGCCCGCGACGACGACGGAAAGGGTCAGCGGGAGCACCGGCGCGCCGGTGTAGACGGGGGCCGGCGAGTAGCGCGCGTGCATCCCGCCCATGGCGTCTTGCGCGCCGGCCGGGAGGGTCGCGGCGGTGAGGCTGCCGAGAAGCGCGACGAGCGCCGCCGTGCGGAATCGAAACATCGAACGAGTCTCCTGATCTGCGGGTGAAGCGACGGCCGTGGCGGCACGTCCGCGTAGTAGACGGCCTAGGCGGCCGGGCGGATTTCCGAAGCCGAAGAGGAGCCGCGCGCTTCGCCAAAAACGGTTTCCGCAAACCAACCAGGTCCGGACACGGGCTACAGCCTCAAGGGAGTTCCGCATGGCATCCACAGCGTCGGCGGGAGCGAACCGCTGGGCAATCGCATGGGCCGGGGTGATCGTGATGATCTGCCTCGGCACGGTCTACTCGTGGAGCATCTTCACGCGTCCGCTGATCGCGACGCAGCACTGGTCGAACACGACGACCACCTGGGCCTTCGCCCTGGCAATCTTCTTCCTCGGCGTCGGCGCCGTCATCGGCGGCCGCTGGCAGGACCGCTCCGGCCCGCGCGTCGTCACGATCACGGGCGCGGTGCTGTGGGGGCTCGGCAACGTGCTCGCCGGGATCGGGACCCCGTCGCTCGGAGCGCCGTGGATATACATCTCGTACGGCGTCATCGGCGGCCTGGGCTTGGGGATGGGCTACATCACCCCGGTCGCGACGGTCACCAAATGGTTCCCGGACAAGCGCGGCCTGGCCAGCGGGATGGTCGTGATGGGCTTCGGCTTGGGGGCGTTCGTCTATAACCAGATCGTCCCGCGCATCGGCGCGTTCGCCACCGTGGCGAAGCACGCAACGGCCTACGCCAACGCGGTCGCCGCGAAGGACCAAACCGCGATCGCCGCCGCGGCCGCCGCGATCACGCCGGCCGACACCGCCGCAGTCATGTCGATCTTCATCTGGTCAGGGGTGATCTTCGCCGTCATCGGCGGGGTCTGCGCCTCATTCCTGCAGAACCCGCCGGCCGGATATTCGGTCGCGGGCGCGGTCGCGACGGCGGCGCAGAGCGGCTACAGCTACACGCCGCAGCAAACGCTGCGCACGGGACAGTTCTACCTGCTCTGGCTGATGCTGTTCCTCAACGTCACCGCCGGAATCCTGATCATCTCGAATGCCGTGCCGATCTACAGCGACCTGACCGGCGCGACCGCGGCGGTCGCCGCTTCGATCTACGGCTTCCTGGCCGTGTTCAACGGGCTCGGCCGCTTCTTCTGGGGCGCCGTCTCCGACCGCATCGGGCGCAACTGGGCGTACGTGCTGATCTTCGGGATCCAGGTGGTCGTGTTCTTCGTCCTCGGCAGCCTGCACAGTCTGGTCGCGGTGGGGGTCGCGTTCGCGATCGTGCTGTTGTGCTACGGCGGCGGGTTCGGAACGATGCCCTCGTTCAACGCGGACTACTTCGGCACGAAGTACCTCGGCCAGAACTACGGGATGATTCTCACGGCCTGGGGCGTCGCCGGCATCGTCGGCCCCATCATCGCGGCGAAGGTCAAGGACGCGACCGGCTCGTTCACCAACGCGCTGATACCGGTCGCGGTCATGCTGCTGATCGCAGCGATTCTGCCCTTCATCACGAAGAAGCCGACCGCACCGGTCGGCACGCCAGGCGGCGCCACCGTCGGCGCGACGTAATCGCAACCGGAGTCCACCAGAACGTGAGGGCGTCGCGCAAGCGGCGCCCTCGCTGCGTTCCGGAGTAGCCGCCGCCTTGCTGGGAATCGGGCTCGCGCGCGCCGTATTCGGCGAGCATGATCCACCGGGTGTCCTTTGTCGCCGGGGCTGCTTCGTTGCTGGCCGCGCTTCCACTCGTCGCGCGCACCGAGACGGCGGAGCCGGCCCGCGAGTCGTCACCGTCGCCGGCCGCGTCCGCCTCGCCGGCGCCGAAACCGAAGAAGAACCCGCACGTGGCGGGCGCCAACGACGTCGTGACGCTGCCCGAGAACCGTCACATCGAGTGGACGATGGAGGTGCTTGACGGCCCCGAGTTTCGGCTCAGCGCGTACCGCGGCAAGGTCGTGTTCGTGAACATCTTCGCGACGTGGTGCGGACCGTGCCGCGTCGAGCAGCCGGACGTCGTCGCGTTCGCGAACGCGCACGCCGACGACACCGTGGTGATCGGCGTCGACGTGAAGGAAGAAGACAACGTCGTGCGCGCGTACCGCAAACGGTACGACATCCCGTATCCGATCGCGATGGACCGCTACGACACGCGCGTCCGCGGCGTCTACCGCGAAGGGCGGATGGTCTTTCCGACGACGATCGTCTTCAAGCCCGACGGCACGCTGTCGAGCGCGTGGAAAGGAAACCGCAACCGCGCGTGGTTCGAGTACGAGCGCAAAGCCGCGCTCGGCGAGCCGACCGGCTAACGTTCAGCACGGCGCGGCGGTCATGAACCGCTCGAAGAACGCCGCAAGCCGCTCGACGGCGTCGAACGGGAAGACGCCGGCCACGAACTGATCCGGCCTGACGACCACCAGACACCCGTGCGCGCGGTCGATGCCGCGCAGATCGAAGACGTCCTCGCCGCGCTTGAGATCCGGGCAGAAGACCTTCTCGTAGTCGCGCAGCCCGTAGCGGCCCTTCTGCGGTACCAACAACGGCGGCAGCATGTCCACGGCGACCTCGCGGTGCCCCTGTTGAAGCACCGCGCGCACGTCGATCACGGCGTCGACGTCCGCGCCGGGCGGCGTCCACCTGCGAATCGGCGAATACGACGACTCCGCGAGACGTTCGCAAAGCACGCGCAGCCGTGACGTGCGAGCGACCGGGTCTTCCGCCGGCGCGAATGCGAACACGCGCCACCGCCCGTCGGCCTTGACCGTGTGCGCGAGCTGGATCGGCTTGGCGTCCGCCAAGCGCACGACCGGCGCCGAGTGGAAGCGCGTTCCGACCGCGAAGCCGCGCGCGAGCTCTTGATACGCCGGCTCGCTCGTGATCGACGAAGGCGCGTACTGCACGGCCGTCCCGGCGGTGAAGCGCCCTTGTTTGACGAAGTACCGCTGGAACTCCGCGGGATCGACGCCGCCTGCATCCGGATTCGACGGGTCCTTCGGCGGCGCGCTGAACATCGTGGCGAACTCGCGGTCGAAGTCGATGAGCTCCTTCGCGAGCGCCCGGCGCTCGTCCGAGTACGTGTGCAGAATGCGCCACGACGACGTGCCGCGCAGCACCGCGGCCAGCTTCCAGCCCAGGTTGAACGCGTCGGCCATCGACGTGTTCATTCCTTGGCCTGCCTTCGGGCTGTGCGTGTGGCACGCGTCGCCGGCGATGAAGACGAGCGGCCGGCGCCGCTCGACGTCTTGCGCGGGGACGTCGTCGAACTTGTCGGTGAGCCGCTGTCCGATCTCGTACACCGACCACCACGCGACCTCTTTGACGTCGAGCGTGTACGGCCGAAGGATGCGCTGCGCCGCCGCGATCAGCCGCTCCACCGTGACGTTGCGGCTCGCGATCCGTTCGTGCTCGCTGAGCTTCTCCAGCTCGATGTAGAGCCGGACCAGATACCCGCCTTCGCGCGGGATGACGAGCAGGTTCCCTTCGTTCGCGGAATGGATCGCAGACTTCAAGCGGATGTCGGGAAAATCGCTGACCGCCAGGACGTCCATCACGCCCCACGCCTGATTCGCCGAGTCGCCGTGCAGCGCGCGGCCGATCGCGGCGCGCACGGCGCTGCGCGCGCCGTCGCACCCAACGACGTAGCGCGCCCGTACGGTCTCGAGCTCGCCTTCGTGACCGGCGTCGAGCCGCCGCAGCGTCACGGTGACGGGGTGCGTGACGTCCCCGCTCCCGGGCTCGTACGCGGCCGCCGTGTCGAGCGCGAGCCCGGTAACCGCGCGCGAATAGACCGGCTCCAGCCGGGACGGTGAACGGCGCATCGCGTCGAGAAAGAAGTCGTGCACGCGCGCCTGGTTCAAGATCACGTGCGGCATCTCGGAGAGCCCGTCCTCGGTGTCCTGAATCCGCCCGCTCCGCGCGATGTGCTCGCGCCGCGCGTCGCTCGGCCTCCAGAACGTCGTCTCGTTGACCCAGTACGCTTCCTTGAGCACGCGCTCGCTGAAGCCGAACGCCTCGAACATCTCCAAGCTGCGGCACGCGATCCCGTCGGCTTGGCCGAGCTGCAGCGGGCCGGGTTTCTGCTCGACCAGCAGGACCGCGATCTCGGGAAACGCCGCGAGCTGCGCCGCCAGCGTGAGACCCGCGGGACCCGCGCCGACGATCACGACGTCGGCTTCGCGCGGCACCGCGCCGCGAACGCTCCGCGCGCCGGCCGCGTCGGCGATCGACGGATCGCCGGCGCGAAAGCCGTTCAGGTGAAACTGCACCGTTCTTTCGAATGCGCGCGCAGCGGGCGGCGCGCTGCGGGTGTCAGCCTGGTGCCGTGACGCGCCGGCCCGCCCAGGCGCGGAGCGCGCCGACGACCGCGCCGGTGATGGTGAAGCCGATGATCCCGTAGCCGCCGTCGATCAGCATCAGCGTGACCGGGCGCCCTTGGAAAGCGTACATCTCGACGATCATCGCGGCGAAGATGCAGACGCCGATCAAGAAACCGATCTGCGCGCCCTTCGCCGCGCTGCCGGTCTCGTAGTGCCACAGCATGTTGTCGAAACAGTACGAGACCAAGAGCCCTGCCCCGAGCGAGACGACGTAGGGCCAGAACCCGTACGCCGGCGGAGCGTTCGGGTTGACCCCGGCGGCGGCCGCCCAGGCGTTGCCGAGCACGATGTACCATACCGCTCCCCACGCGAACAGCACGATCGTGCCCGCGATGATGCCGAGATAGTTCGGACGACGTGCGGTCATCGAAATCCCTCCGAAACGGCGACCAGGCGGCCGCCGCCCTCAGCCTAGCGCGCTATTCGGGATGGCGCAAGTACGCGCGCGGGTCGTCGGCGGAGTCGCGGCCCGCTTCGACCACGGACTCGCGCAAGACGTAGCCGCCGTAGAGCGCGAGTGCGGACGTTAACAGCGTGCGCAGGCGGTGGTGCTTCGGCGGCTTGCGGGAGAGCACCGAGCGCAGGCTCAGCAGCGCGGGGAGCGCGATCCCGAGCCACACCGTGTACGTCTTCAGCTTGCTGCCGCGCTTGCCGGTGAAGAGCGGCTTGCCGGTCTCGCCGGCGCGGCGCTCCCAGTCCAGGAGCAGCGCCGCTTCGGCGAGCCCGGCGACGAGCTCGATGGTCTCCAGCTTCTTCGCGGTGCGCGGCGAGCCGCCGAAGAGCGCCAGCAGCGCGTTCTGAAGCGCGCACCCCGTCGCAGCGCCGGACAGTACGAAGATCGCCGGGATGTGGCGCCGCCCGCGGTACCAGACCGGGATCGCGGTCGCCGAGAGCAGCACGCCGGTGTAGCACGACATGAACGCCGCGGAGACGGCCTGCAGCGCGACGCGCGGGCGTTTCGGGAGCCAGCCGAACGGGTTGAACGAGATCGTGCCGTCGGCCGAGCCCTGCTCGAGCGCCGCGAACCCGGCCGTGGTCGAGAACGTCACCAGCGCGTAGACGCCGACCGACATCGGCGACTTGAGCTTGAAGATGCGCAGCATGTTCAAGAACCGCTCGGGCCGCCCGAGGTCTTTGATCAGCAGCGCGCTGCTGATGACCGAGCCGGCAAGCGCGGCGTAGCGGCCGTTCCGCACCAGCGCCTCGTCGTCGGGTTCGCCGAAGAGGTCGGCGATCGAGGCGAGCGCCGCGCTCGCCGACGCCATCCCGCCGACGAAGAAGTACGCGATGATCTCCCAGCGCCAGTGCGCCTTGCGCAGGATGGGATGATCGAAGTACGTCTCCTGGCTGCGGCCGAATCCGCCGTCGCCGCGCTGCATCGACGCGGCGACCGCGTCCGGCGAAAACTGTGCGGCGGCGGCGTACTGCGTCCCGTGGCGCTGCGCCGGCTTCTCCCGCTGCGCGTCTCCCGTGCCGGTCGAGCTGGTCTCCACTACGCGCTCTCCCGGAAGCCGCGGAACACCGAGATCCCCACGACCGCCATCGTCATCGCGGCGAGCAGCCCGACGGTGTACGCTTCGGGCTGGAATTTGGAGGGCAGCACCGGCTTCGGCGGCAGGTTGAACACTTCGGGACGGTCGGGGATCAGGAAGAACGCGTTGAGCGCGCCCACCTCGCGCGTCTCTTCGCCGTCGACGCCGTACAAGCGGACGTCGGTGTTCCCTTGCGCGCGCAGCGCCGCGACGCGCGCTTCCGCTTTCGCGCGCAGCTCCTCGACCGGTCCGAACGTGATCGAGTCGGTCGGGCACGACTTGGCGCAGGCCGGCTCGAAGCCGTCTTTCTGGCGGTCGTAGCACAGCGTGCACTTTTGCGCGACGCCGGTCTTCTGCTGCACCGCGACGACGCCGAACGGACACGAAGGGACGCAGTAGCCGCAGCCGTTGCACACGTCCGGCTGCACGAAGACGTCGTCGAACTCGTTGCGGATGATCGCGCCGGTCGGACAGGCTTCGAGACAGCCCGCGTTCGTGCAGTGCTTGCACACGTCCGACATCATCATCCAGCGCGACGCGGCGGGATTCTCGCGGTCCATCTGCTCGACGAACGCGACGTGCCGCCAGGTCGTCGACGAGAGCCGGTTCGTGTTGTCGTACGAGGTCCCGGAGAACGTGAACCCGTCCGAGGGCAGCTGGTTCCACTGCTTGCACGCCACCTCGCACGCCTTGCAGCCGATGCACAGCGTCACGTCGGTGAAGAACCCCATGCGGGACTCTTCTGCTGTTGTCGTCGTGTCCGCGATGCGGTCCATCAGTCCTCGCTTTCCGTGTCGGAGGCTTCGTCGACGACGTGCTCTTCGGTGCGGTGCTCGATCTGCGCCGCCGCCATGACGACCGTGGCCGGAACGATCTCCGCGTCGACCTGCATCGCGCCACCCGCCTCGACGCGGCCGCCGCGCTCCGGCTTGCCGAGCGGCGTTTGCTCGTCCGGCGGAACCGGAAGCCAGGTCGGCCCTTCGTGCGCGGGGCCGCGGCGCCCGAGCCGCACGTTGCACGTGAACGCTTTCGCCTCATGGATCGAGACGTTCGGATCGGCGACGAGCGGCGGCAGCACGTTGGCCGCATCGCCCGTCACCAAGCCTTGATAGCCGTAGTGGATCGGCATCCCGACTTGGTGCACCCATTGCTTGGGACCGATCTTGAACGGCGCGATCCGGCCGGTGACGAGCGCTTTCGCCTCGACCTCACCGCGCGCCGTCGAGATCGTCACCCAGTCGCCGTTGCGAATCCCCAGCTCGACCGCGAGCTCCGGTGATATCTCGCAGAACGCTTCCGGCTGCAGCTCGGCCAGCCACGAGTTCCAGCGCGTCATCTGTCCGGTGAGGTGATGCTCGGTGAGCCGGTAGGTCGAGAGCACGTACGGATACTTCGGATCGCCGATCGCGTGGTACGGGTTGTCGCGCCGCCGCCACTCCTTGAGCACCGGATTGTACTGCTGGTGCGGGTAGAGGAAGTTCGGTACCGGCGACTCGCGCGGCTCGTAGTGCGTGGGGAACGGACCGTCGACCGTCCCTTGCACGCCGAAGATCTCGGCGACGCCGTACTCCTGCATGAGGAAGGGCGCGGTCCCGTCGTGCGCGTCCATCCCTTTCGCGCCCGGCTGCGCGCGGAACGACGGCGGCTTGGCGACCGGGAAGTCCGGCACGTCGTAGCCGGTCCACTTCTTTTGTTCCTCGTCCCACCAGACGTACTTCTTGCGCTCGCTCCACGGCTGGCCGTCCGGATCGGCGGAGGCGCGGTTGTACAAGTTGCGCCGGTTGGCGGGCCACGACCACGCCCACTCCGGTGAAACCCAGTCGTCGCCTTTGCGGCGGCGGGTGTTGTTCTGGCCGGGCGCCGGGAAGCAGCCGGTGTAGATCCACGCTCCGGCGGCAGTCGTTCCGTCGTCTTTCAGATCGGCGAACGCCTTCACGTGCTCGCCGGTCTCGACGACGTAGCCGTTGATCTCGCGCAGCACCTTCTCGGGATCGGGCTCGCCCAGCGCGCGCTCGTGCGGATCGTCGGACTCGTAGTCCCAGGTCATGTCGAGGATCGGCCGGTCGATCGCGCGCGCTGAGTCTTGGTAGAGCTCTTTGAGCCGCCGGCCGAGATTCCACGCCAGCGCGAGATCGCTGCGCGCTTCACCCGGCGGGTCGACCGCCTTCTCGTGCCACTGGAGGAGCCGCATCGTGTTGGTGAAGGAACCGCCCTTCTCCGCGATCGACGCGGCCGGCATGAAGAAGATCTCGGTGCCGATCGTCGTCGGATCGACGCCCTCGCGCTTCCAGAACGCCGCGCTCTCCGTCTCGAAGATGTCCTGACAGACCATCCACTTCAACTGGCCGAGCGCGGCGCGCTGCAGCGCGGCGTTCTGACCGCCGACGGCGGGGTTTTGGCCCCACAGGACCAAGCCTTCGATTCCGCCGTCCTTCATGGTGAAGAACATCGGCTGGTGCGAGTGGTCGCCGGTGTTCTTCGGAAGGTAGTCGTACGCCCAGTCGTTGTCGGCGCGCGCCGCCGGGCCGTACCATGCCTTGAGCTGTGAGACGGCGTACTTCGGCCAGTTCGACCACCAGCCGGTCGGGTTCGTCCAGTTCTTCTTCCACTTCTCGAACGTGTCTTCACCACGCTCGAGCGACGGCGTTTTGATGTAGCCGGGGAGCAGGTCATAGAGTGTCGCGATGTCGGTCGAGCCTTGGATCGAGGCGTGCCCGCGCAGCGCCATGATCCCGCCGCCGGGGCGGCCGGTGTTACCGAGCAGCGCCTGGAGCGTCGCCGCGGCGCGAATGTTCTGCACGCCGACGGTGTGCTGCGCCCAGCCCATCGCGTAGCAGTACGTCATCGTCCGCTCGCGGCCGCTGTTCGCGACGACCAGCTTGCAGAGCTCGAGGAACTGCTCTTTCGGCGAGCCGCAGATCTGCTCGACGATCTCCGGCGTGTAGCGCGCGAAGTGCTTCTTGAGCAGGTTCAGCACGCAGCGCGGGTGCTGCAGGGTCGGGTCTTTGCGCGGCCGCTTCGTCCCGTGCTCGGGATGGCCGCCGGTCGTCGGCGAGGTTTCGCCGGACTGCGCGTCTTGCGCGCTGCCGCCGGCTTCGGAACCCTCGCCGTTCTCGAGCAGCTCGTACTTCCAGGTCTTCGGGTCGTATGTCCCCTTCTCGTCGTCGAAGCCCGAGAAGATCCCCTCGAGGTCCTCGGTGTCGGCGAACCGCTCGTCGACGACGTACGACGCGTTGGTGAACTCGAGCACGTACTCTTTGAAATACGCCTCGTTCTGCAAGACGTAGTTGATGAGGCCACCGGTGAACGCGATGTCGGTTCCGCTGCGGATCGGGATGTACGTGTCGGCGAGCGCGCTGGTGCGGGTGAAGCGCGGGTCGACGTGGATCACCTTCGCGCCGCGTTCCTTCGCCTTGGTGACGAAACGGAAACCGACGGGATGGTTCTCGGCGAAGTTCGAGCCCTGGATGATGATCAGATCGGCGTGCTGGAGA is part of the Candidatus Eremiobacterota bacterium genome and harbors:
- a CDS encoding DUF1761 domain-containing protein, producing MTARRPNYLGIIAGTIVLFAWGAVWYIVLGNAWAAAAGVNPNAPPAYGFWPYVVSLGAGLLVSYCFDNMLWHYETGSAAKGAQIGFLIGVCIFAAMIVEMYAFQGRPVTLMLIDGGYGIIGFTITGAVVGALRAWAGRRVTAPG
- a CDS encoding FAD-binding monooxygenase is translated as MQFHLNGFRAGDPSIADAAGARSVRGAVPREADVVIVGAGPAGLTLAAQLAAFPEIAVLLVEQKPGPLQLGQADGIACRSLEMFEAFGFSERVLKEAYWVNETTFWRPSDARREHIARSGRIQDTEDGLSEMPHVILNQARVHDFFLDAMRRSPSRLEPVYSRAVTGLALDTAAAYEPGSGDVTHPVTVTLRRLDAGHEGELETVRARYVVGCDGARSAVRAAIGRALHGDSANQAWGVMDVLAVSDFPDIRLKSAIHSANEGNLLVIPREGGYLVRLYIELEKLSEHERIASRNVTVERLIAAAQRILRPYTLDVKEVAWWSVYEIGQRLTDKFDDVPAQDVERRRPLVFIAGDACHTHSPKAGQGMNTSMADAFNLGWKLAAVLRGTSSWRILHTYSDERRALAKELIDFDREFATMFSAPPKDPSNPDAGGVDPAEFQRYFVKQGRFTAGTAVQYAPSSITSEPAYQELARGFAVGTRFHSAPVVRLADAKPIQLAHTVKADGRWRVFAFAPAEDPVARTSRLRVLCERLAESSYSPIRRWTPPGADVDAVIDVRAVLQQGHREVAVDMLPPLLVPQKGRYGLRDYEKVFCPDLKRGEDVFDLRGIDRAHGCLVVVRPDQFVAGVFPFDAVERLAAFFERFMTAAPC
- the nrfD gene encoding polysulfide reductase NrfD: METSSTGTGDAQREKPAQRHGTQYAAAAQFSPDAVAASMQRGDGGFGRSQETYFDHPILRKAHWRWEIIAYFFVGGMASASAALASIADLFGEPDDEALVRNGRYAALAGSVISSALLIKDLGRPERFLNMLRIFKLKSPMSVGVYALVTFSTTAGFAALEQGSADGTISFNPFGWLPKRPRVALQAVSAAFMSCYTGVLLSATAIPVWYRGRRHIPAIFVLSGAATGCALQNALLALFGGSPRTAKKLETIELVAGLAEAALLLDWERRAGETGKPLFTGKRGSKLKTYTVWLGIALPALLSLRSVLSRKPPKHHRLRTLLTSALALYGGYVLRESVVEAGRDSADDPRAYLRHPE
- a CDS encoding OFA family MFS transporter is translated as MASTASAGANRWAIAWAGVIVMICLGTVYSWSIFTRPLIATQHWSNTTTTWAFALAIFFLGVGAVIGGRWQDRSGPRVVTITGAVLWGLGNVLAGIGTPSLGAPWIYISYGVIGGLGLGMGYITPVATVTKWFPDKRGLASGMVVMGFGLGAFVYNQIVPRIGAFATVAKHATAYANAVAAKDQTAIAAAAAAITPADTAAVMSIFIWSGVIFAVIGGVCASFLQNPPAGYSVAGAVATAAQSGYSYTPQQTLRTGQFYLLWLMLFLNVTAGILIISNAVPIYSDLTGATAAVAASIYGFLAVFNGLGRFFWGAVSDRIGRNWAYVLIFGIQVVVFFVLGSLHSLVAVGVAFAIVLLCYGGGFGTMPSFNADYFGTKYLGQNYGMILTAWGVAGIVGPIIAAKVKDATGSFTNALIPVAVMLLIAAILPFITKKPTAPVGTPGGATVGAT
- a CDS encoding molybdopterin-dependent oxidoreductase, which translates into the protein MDLTSLLVGAAEALGKRVAPLPNVPSKRTERLRSRIADAKKSPGVCPYCAVGCGTLVYSKGNEILSIEGNPDSPISGGTLCPKGAATYQLHVNPNRWTTCKYRAPFAREWTDVPYEWALEKVATRIKETRDRTFTEFDEQGRRVARTTAIASLGGATLDNEENYLIAKLWRSLGGIFIENQARIUHSSTVPGLGTLYGRGGATTFLMDLQHADLIIIQGSNFAENHPVGFRFVTKAKERGAKVIHVDPRFTRTSALADTYIPIRSGTDIAFTGGLINYVLQNEAYFKEYVLEFTNASYVVDERFADTEDLEGIFSGFDDEKGTYDPKTWKYELLENGEGSEAGGSAQDAQSGETSPTTGGHPEHGTKRPRKDPTLQHPRCVLNLLKKHFARYTPEIVEQICGSPKEQFLELCKLVVANSGRERTMTYCYAMGWAQHTVGVQNIRAAATLQALLGNTGRPGGGIMALRGHASIQGSTDIATLYDLLPGYIKTPSLERGEDTFEKWKKNWTNPTGWWSNWPKYAVSQLKAWYGPAARADNDWAYDYLPKNTGDHSHQPMFFTMKDGGIEGLVLWGQNPAVGGQNAALQRAALGQLKWMVCQDIFETESAAFWKREGVDPTTIGTEIFFMPAASIAEKGGSFTNTMRLLQWHEKAVDPPGEARSDLALAWNLGRRLKELYQDSARAIDRPILDMTWDYESDDPHERALGEPDPEKVLREINGYVVETGEHVKAFADLKDDGTTAAGAWIYTGCFPAPGQNNTRRRKGDDWVSPEWAWSWPANRRNLYNRASADPDGQPWSERKKYVWWDEEQKKWTGYDVPDFPVAKPPSFRAQPGAKGMDAHDGTAPFLMQEYGVAEIFGVQGTVDGPFPTHYEPRESPVPNFLYPHQQYNPVLKEWRRRDNPYHAIGDPKYPYVLSTYRLTEHHLTGQMTRWNSWLAELQPEAFCEISPELAVELGIRNGDWVTISTARGEVEAKALVTGRIAPFKIGPKQWVHQVGMPIHYGYQGLVTGDAANVLPPLVADPNVSIHEAKAFTCNVRLGRRGPAHEGPTWLPVPPDEQTPLGKPERGGRVEAGGAMQVDAEIVPATVVMAAAQIEHRTEEHVVDEASDTESED
- a CDS encoding TlpA family protein disulfide reductase, giving the protein MIHRVSFVAGAASLLAALPLVARTETAEPARESSPSPAASASPAPKPKKNPHVAGANDVVTLPENRHIEWTMEVLDGPEFRLSAYRGKVVFVNIFATWCGPCRVEQPDVVAFANAHADDTVVIGVDVKEEDNVVRAYRKRYDIPYPIAMDRYDTRVRGVYREGRMVFPTTIVFKPDGTLSSAWKGNRNRAWFEYERKAALGEPTG
- a CDS encoding 4Fe-4S dicluster domain-containing protein yields the protein MDRIADTTTTAEESRMGFFTDVTLCIGCKACEVACKQWNQLPSDGFTFSGTSYDNTNRLSSTTWRHVAFVEQMDRENPAASRWMMMSDVCKHCTNAGCLEACPTGAIIRNEFDDVFVQPDVCNGCGYCVPSCPFGVVAVQQKTGVAQKCTLCYDRQKDGFEPACAKSCPTDSITFGPVEELRAKAEARVAALRAQGNTDVRLYGVDGEETREVGALNAFFLIPDRPEVFNLPPKPVLPSKFQPEAYTVGLLAAMTMAVVGISVFRGFRESA
- a CDS encoding cytochrome d ubiquinol oxidase subunit II, with the protein product YADVGTYLNAPLTLALLGIVLRGAAFVFRNYASDDPTMARTWSFVFGASSIIAPFFLGDAIGAIATGRYAWTSPFALSVGLFNVALCAQVAAVFLIAETDDPSLREDFRRRAIRATIAVWIAGLIPAALARYAEPAFFSALTGSIARLAIAIAVVLGIGVMLLVVRNREMLARVAVGAEVVAVLAGWFGAQAPQFVPAHWAIEIAAAPSTTLSAFLIAVACGAVVLIPSLLYLFAIFKIRSRPHNSV